CATTTATttgtttcatatatatatatatatatatatatatatatatatatatatatatatatatatatatatatatttttttttttccctatttttcaatttcaaaaaaaattattagtaaaaACATTTCTAAGAGAAAAGAATGTCatcttttcaaaaaattattttcaaaattgaaaaaattatttttaatacttagtttttttcactaaaatttcgtaaaaaaaatttaatttattatagtgggagttaattaatttttattgttattatgattaaattaagtgaaaatgtgtatatatatatatatataacaacagTGTTGAAAAATTAATGAGCAGAAACGGCACGTGTGGGAGGAAAAGACTGGTATTTTTACAGCCAAAGAGACAGAAAATATGCTACAGGATTAAGAACAAATAGGGCAACAGCAAGTGGCTACTGGAAGGCAACTGGAAAGGATAGAGCTATCCTTAGGAAGGGCACCCTTGTTGGGATGAGGAAGACTTTAGTCTTTTACAAGGGCAGAGCTCCTAAAGGAAGAAAAACTGATtgggtcatgcatgaatttcgTCTTGAGTCCCCCCTTGCTTCCCACAGCATTTCTTCTCCTAAGGTATTTATCCATTTATACCATCTATTTATCTTGAGTTTCAGAATGTTATCAGTTTtacgtatttttttaatttgtaatttacCCTTATTAAAATGGAAGTGATTTGGTCAAGTTGGTTATTAAATTTTGACAAAACTATCATTTTCAAATGGTACTATGAATCCCTAATATTTTTGCAAGAATCATGGTGTATCTTGCTTCTTACCAAAGTTTTTGCATTATTAATGTCCAATCCTTTGACTTTCAAGGGGATGTTTGATGTTTCCCTTTTGTCTTTTTTGTCCTTTTTTTATGGTCATGGCAAGTAAGCTAATATAAAATTGTGCTACTTGTATAACTAAGATGATATTATCCCTAAttcattttttcaattttagaaTCTTATGCAACCCTCattcttaatttatttctaGCTGTAACACATTATGCATTATACTATTTAGCATTAAATAATCAATTATAGAGTATATCTCAAAATAATACTATCACCATTAATTAATCTTAACATACAccgatatttaaaaataaattctaaatttaaaattattattatatatttttatgtatcGTTAGCTGTAAATATTCGTATTGGTGGTGTTATATGTTAACCAATATAATATTAGAATTGATGTGGTCGTAAAtttttttctgttaattttaatatttactacagtgaaaagatgaaaaatgaaaataatcttatttTTTAGTGAAAAAGATTGTATGTGTGAatttttgacctgatttttctGGTGGGTGTATGTAGGAGGATTGGGTTTTGTGTAGAGTGTTCTACAAAAATAGAGAAGTTGGTGCAAAACCAAGCATGGGAAGCTGCAGCTATGAGGAAAACACAGGCTGTCCATCTCTTCCACCATTAATGGATTCTTACATCACTTTTGACCAAACTCAACCCAACCTAGATGACTATGAGCAAGTGTCCTGCTTCTCCATTTTCTCTCCAAACCAATCCAACCTAATTTTCCCACACATCACTCAAATGGATTCCAACATGATACCCACAAAAACCACAGCTGCATTTGGACAAATTCCTATTACTAGTAGTAGTACTTGTCCTAATTTAGACACTTTCTCTTGTGACAAAAAGGTAATTAAAGCTGTTCTGAATCACTTTAGTGAGATGGAAAGCAATCctaacattcatggatctcctAGCTTAGCAGAAGGAAGTTCAGAGAGCTACTTGTCTGAAGTGGGTATGTCAAACATATGGAATGatcattattgatttttttgtgGCTTTCCATGTATTTGATTTTACTAGGTATATGTCCCATTTAGGAAAATCCCAaaacccaaaaagaaaaaaaaaaggatgaaggaaaaagaaaaaaaaaaaagaagaagaaagaaagaagattgTCCAACAACTTTGGAAGAAATTGTCTTTCATGTAAAGAAATTTATAGCTAGAAAGACATATATGCATGCATCTTCCATTGTTAGCTTGATGCGTATATTTTCTTTATGGGGTGGGATATGTGATCTGCTTTTGACTGTACCTTCTGAAATATTGGCTGAAATgaaaatttgttaaaattttattttattttatttttttcgaaAGATGAGATTCATTAAAATGACAGAAGGAGAGGAAGCCTTCTGTCTGCCCAAGTAGAGGCAGGAGAAGTCAAAGCAGCCGGCTAAAATGGGAGACGAACTTCGgtccataaaaatttaaaatataaaattacaacTTCGGTATTACCCTAATTTGTAAAGCAATAACTgaaaaacttaaatttaattaaaatttatttttaattcatatcTCACTTTTAATTCTAATGAACTCAAATCTGTCTAATatacaaatttaaataatcatttATATGACCAAATACTTCATCTTTAAAAATACTATATAAAAAATCCATGTCAACAGAGCCAATTTGCTTTTGTATTATTCAacgtcaaataaatttaaataaatactcTTAAATTTTCACAAGTAATgatcttatttaatattttaatgatatttaaaggtatattttaaaaaaaaatattttttttttaaattttattttataatttagagataaatttgatcttttaataaaaaaaattcatcatATTTAAAAATGTTATATGAAATCACAcgaattttcttttcatttatttatctcttaaatattttaagtgatAATACCAtagtctaaaaataaaaaaaattcaaaattcaaaataatgataataataataatctatcTTCACACACCATCTCTCTTGAGATGCATTAAAAGAAAGAATGCTATATCTTATGGTATACGTTTTTACCATATGATATCTTCGTAAtaatactaaattataaatgaatAGAAAATAATCAgagtaattttatatataatttttaaaaataaataaaggtaTAAATGAATCAAGTTAAGtcgagttttaaaaattttaaatttgattcattAAAATTACTTTGAATTCaaactgaatttgaattttactaatttcaaatttgaaccgaatattaAGAATTTCAAGTTTGGTTTGTTTAGTAAATAAATTTAGTcgattgaaattttattaaacttatttttgaatggtttatgaatattttaagtttaaaactaaataattttagttaaataactATATATACAAATTAGCTCGTAAATCTATGACAAATGAGTTTTCaaatcttataaatttaaatatctgaatgttttataaatattttgatttaaattttaatttaaaattaataagtttaaagctaaataattttagttaaataactATATATACAAATTAGTTCGTAAATTGTATATAAGTTCGTAAATCTATAACAAATGAGTTTTCAAAtcttaaaaatttgaatatttgaaaattattaaagtataattaaattataaaaatcaaaattttaaaagaacttAAATTTGCCTCATAAATTTAGGGTTTGATCTTAATTCTCTTATAATattaatctaaatttatttaacgaaaTTGTTCATAAATctgtttttaaatttacttataAATTCAGAAACGAGTCGAACTCATGAGTTTTAATAAATTGAATactgtaaaatttaaatttaactcgTTTACTAAACGAGtgtaaaaattaagtttaaactTAACtcgtttagaaattaaattaaatctgatcaaatttttatctaattaaattttaaattactcaCGAATAGTTTAATTCATTTACACTAAAAATAAGATATATATCAAAATGAAAATGAGTGATTAAAGGGTGTAGAATAAATGATCCTAATTTATGAGAAATAGTGGATTCATCATGGCTAATAAGGGTTCACAGCAAATGCACATAAAGAGTTGCCAAATTGTTACATAGGAAATAGGAAACCACACATAGAGATGCACAAGCTATTAGAAGTAGGTCTATTGTGCCAAAGCACTTGTATTGTAGACAAGAAGAGCTCCTCCTGCAAGAAGCCCAGCCAGCGTCACTGCCCATATTGCTAACCCTGTTCTGCCTGCAAAGTTCAATCCCAAAAATTAaagagtataaatatttaaaattataaaattaaataatatgcataatttgatttttataaaatatatagataatttaatagaatacttttgaaattagtaaattttctgAAAAAATGGATGAAAAGCTCTATTAGGATTCAACTTACCCCCAACATAAACATCCCCACTTGGAGACCAGTCTCTTGTGTCGTAGATAGGGCTGTACATCAATCATCACAAAATATGATCACTCATTTAATTCTAAATATATATTTGGAGGAgagatttatatattttcttgtATACATATTTGtaaaatcacaaaataatacaataaaattGAGAATTATTAGAATTTAAGGCTGCATtcatttccaaaaaaaaaaataattttttttaaatattttttgatatttaaaaattttaaaaaattgattaattaaaaatattttcactcaCTTTTCTTTAGAGTAAGACATTTTCTGTAATTTGAGAATTTTGTTAATATcattatataaatttgttattttttaaaattaaaattaagtaataaaaaataaactattttagtaaataatatttttatgaaaaatatttttttacaaaatatattttatataaaaaagtacttcttaaacataaattatttcttaaaaaaatccAAAAGTAGATAACAAATTCTACTATGTACCTGTATCCATCCACATTGGCACCATATTTGTCAACAAATTGGTATACACCCTTGCCCTGAATCAAAGATTAAAAtggttataattaaaaattatatttttttaatattgtaaaaaaataaagtcaacaaaaattataaaataaaaaaaagtattacATTATAATAGatatagatttaattttatttatttgtgtatTTCAGTTAAATAATAAGCTTATAGATTTTCAACTTAaaaagattataattttattggctattaatattaaaaaaatctaaatacttGCATATTTGGATggttttttctaattatttaatGCTATGAttggataataatatttaaaattaaggaTTTACCTATAGTTTTACATAGATTATtagtaaattatgaattttaaattgCATTACTTTAATGATTTAAAACCTTTTTAAAGTGAatttaaatgatattttttctaaattacatTCGATTCGGTGTTTGATTTATAAATCgaataaatttgattaaattgattttaactgATTTGATTTGATATCAAATCAAATCTATTGAATGCACATCCTTAATTCGACACATTATTAAAAATAGCAAATTTTATTCTTTACACGTATTTATAGTGATATATaggctttttttttaaattcatgataaaattaaatatatttccatgaattcaaaataataatatcttaTGACTTATAAAGAATACTTGTATAAATTGGATAAAAAAATCTATTCACCTTTGGGATTATATATATTcctaaaaattgaattttaaaattaaataaaattgtaataattttGAGAATTTGAACATATGAAGTAATGGAATTTTTAGGTGAAATGGCCtattttgattaataaaagTAGCTAGTAGGAAGACACACAAACCTTAGCCTTCCTTCCAGAGGCATCAAGGCCATCCCTGAGGTTCATTCCACCATTGATTCCTAcagaaaaaattttcaaaaccctaaaattaaaactctcctttgaagaaaatgcaaaagcaagagagaaaaaaaaacaagaaaagaaatgaaaaaaatcattatttaatttttatatcaggaaaaatttattaattatttttttgattttaaaaaatatattacataatttattatctaaaaaaaatattaattaatcatgttattaattttaatgattaaatattatgaaaaaatttaaaaatatttttaatatgaaaattttaattaataaatctcttataaaaataataaataaattaattaattttttaaattataaaaattaaataataaaatatttaataacaaaaataaacaaaataaataaccaataaaattttaaaatattaaaaatatataaatatatatttcaaaaataagttattaaaatttttataatatatacactaaataataaattgaaaaaaacaaGCAAATCATATGGATTTTGTAGAGATTTGAGAAACAACCATATGGCTTATCAGTCTTGATCTTGCCTCCACTGGCCTCAACTCTGAAGCTTCTCCTTGAGAGAGTTGGAAGACCTTTCACTGAAGATTTTTCAAAACTGAAAGGAGCTGCTGGTTTCAAGATCACAGAAGCCATTGCTGATGCTGCCATTCtaatttctctttcttctttctctgcCTTCCTTTGGCTTTCAAAACAAATAATTCTTAATAATTGTTACACACTGATTGTGACTTTCTCATTCCCACGTGGCAATGTTTTGTGGATAATTTCTAGATTTCGCGTCCCAAACATTTATCAGGATTGTCGGTTTGCATATCCATCAACTTCATCATCCCATGCACACGTGGACTCAGTCTACTGGTTGTAATGATTTTCattgaaaatgagtttttttattgttattaataatCGTAAGTGTTAtatactatataatttttaatactttatctggtttataatttttatttattttatttttttatatattaaaaaaataaaaaaaatttcattgctttttaattttatatcaaaataaatttgcCAAGTAAAGTGAACGCAAtcaaataatatcaaaattttaataatccaATATcatgaaattttgaatttaaatttaagaccTCTTACTTTGCTAATTCTTTCTCTTGGAAAGAGATATATACCGCTCATCACCAAATTatgttttgaaatttaaaaaataaaatttgagtgattatctaaatttaaatatagagaaaaactttttttttttttattcgcgAGTGACATCTAACCATCTTTCTGCTATAATACTATTTATCCCTGTCATCCAGACCCATACGTAAATACTACCTATCGTTGTCATCCAGACCCATACGTACGGATGTGTCACAATCTCTCTTCATGTCATACGGTCATTTAATTCTTCTCGACGCGCCTGCAGACAGGACTACGATGTGATTGAATCTGTCATCCTTTCTCCTGTCACATTACCAAGCTAGACTTTCTTTAAAAAGATCCACGCGTGAAGCTCATCTGGCCTGATTCCTCGACTAGACTGAAGTGCGCAATCTGCTGAGTTGATTCACTTCAAGAAAGACTCGATGAGTTTTAGACTTACCTTCCTCTTTAAGACCTGGCCTTGCCCCAAATGTAAAAGACCCGGCGGTCATTAGAATGTAAgtaatttcttgacttaaaaaCTTCTGAGTAGCTTTTTTTGAAGAAGAATATCtagaaattaaaacaaaataaaccTGCAAACTTATCTAGTAGACCTTGGCTAAGGAGAAATTGGCTGTAGCTTCTGAATTACTTGTAACATACATCACAGAAATAATTGCACCATAATAAAAGAATGATAAGGAGGTGAGAGAAATGACAAAATGGAAGTACCCTACAAGCAACTTGGTGCGTCTATAAGCTTTGCAGCAGCTGCCAAGCCACTAAGAATCGCACCTTCAACATTTGGACTAACACAAAAATCTCCACAGATGCCCAATTTCTTCTTATCATCCCACAAGCATTTTTCTTCTCCAGCTACACTTGCTGCTGGGAAAGCACTTCCCCTAGACAAACACCCGCCAGTAGACACAACAAAGTCAACACTACAGAACATAAAATAGGTTATACAGCTGGGAAACAAAAGACTTATGATAGAATCTAACTGGAGTTGTTTTTTCTTCACTAGATGGAACAAAAATATCATAGATCTGATTGATCACCAATGTGCAACACAAATTAGCTTAGAGCAATTTTAGTATTTTCTATAcgtaaaataattttgatttgatatataaaatttgtttacaatttttattattatataagattttaaaacatattagggattaattagaatgaattttatatataatatataatttttcatatttaatatttatttttcaaaattatttttataaataatatttgtgaattttttatagaaaattgggaggattttttttttttaaagaatatatataaaaataatttttccccAAATACTAGCTTTGCCACTGGACTAACCCGATTGCTAATGCCATGCAATAAATCCAACTTGTTGgaacattttttaaattcaagtcATTAACTTAAATACTGACCACCGATGAACTTTTCTGAAGAATGGCTGAGAGCCATTAAGTCCTGTACTTTTAAATTCTTCCAACACATCTTCAGCAACTTTTGTTAATGTTGCAGCTGAAGGCTTCCTTAGTCCAGTTTGACTGATTATATCACGAGCATACTTTGACGTTGAATGCAATACCCATCGTTCACTGCACAAGGAAGCAAGATGGTAAATATGGCATTCTGAACAACACGCAGACCTGCTTTTCTCTCTCTTAATACGTTACAAAACAAAAATGCACACCTTGTGGTTGACCGACCCGGCTTGCTGCTGTCACAATGAGCCCAGcttaaaatttcagaattcttgaAGGAGAAGCCTTTTACAGGTATCTTAATCACCATGCCAAAACTCCATcaggataaaaaaattttcttttttttaaaaaaaaaaaatttgtgaaGGTATATAACAATTTACAGTCCAATGGGTAAGGACTAAGGGCAAAAGAGGGGATAAGGAAAACAAAACGAAAGAGGGTGTTCAAGCGAAGTTCGGTCATACAATCATGTTACCAATTCATCcctgaaaattttttaagttttaaaactGCTTAGCAGGAATATTTTGTAACTTACCAAAGACAAAGGCTCTGTGAACGCTAGCATAAGAGCAAAACAAGGATTAACAGGAATATCTTGTAACTTCATTGCCAATTCTGGAACCAAACTCAAATCTGAATTGATCACAAACGGCCAAAGGGTTAAGAAAACAGCTTTGTCTATTCTAGACCAACAAAATGAGTAAATGATACAAAAAAA
The genomic region above belongs to Manihot esculenta cultivar AM560-2 chromosome 3, M.esculenta_v8, whole genome shotgun sequence and contains:
- the LOC110611138 gene encoding NAC domain-containing protein 21/22, which produces MSNISMVEARLPPGFRFHPKDEELVCDYLMKKLTAQSQSLLLIEVDLNKCEPWDLPETARVGGKDWYFYSQRDRKYATGLRTNRATASGYWKATGKDRAILRKGTLVGMRKTLVFYKGRAPKGRKTDWVMHEFRLESPLASHSISSPKEDWVLCRVFYKNREVGAKPSMGSCSYEENTGCPSLPPLMDSYITFDQTQPNLDDYEQVSCFSIFSPNQSNLIFPHITQMDSNMIPTKTTAAFGQIPITSSSTCPNLDTFSCDKKVIKAVLNHFSEMESNPNIHGSPSLAEGSSESYLSEVGMSNIWNDHY
- the LOC110610818 gene encoding photosystem II 10 kDa polypeptide, chloroplastic, whose translation is MAASAMASVILKPAAPFSFEKSSVKGLPTLSRRSFRVEASGGKIKTDKPYGINGGMNLRDGLDASGRKAKGKGVYQFVDKYGANVDGYSPIYDTRDWSPSGDVYVGGRTGLAIWAVTLAGLLAGGALLVYNTSALAQ
- the LOC110611861 gene encoding renalase isoform X3, with the translated sequence MEFQSPSSTPPEALEAACPREVFEIFCREIAEDGKELLFDHGAPFFSISNTDVLRLVHEWELKGLVAEWKENFGSFDYHSKKFIEIDQDGMSKRYVGVPGMNSICKALCNETGVESKFGVGVGRLEWLDNENSWLVMGMDGQNHGSFKGVVASDKSIFSSRFKDVTGSPPPLDLSLVPELAMKLQDIPVNPCFALMLAFTEPLSLIPVKGFSFKNSEILSWAHCDSSKPGRSTTSERWVLHSTSKYARDIISQTGLRKPSAATLTKVAEDVLEEFKSTGLNGSQPFFRKVHRCVDFVVSTGGCLSRGSAFPAASVAGEEKCLWDDKKKLGICGDFCVSPNVEGAILSGLAAAAKLIDAPSCL